The nucleotide sequence AGTGAAATCTTTCGTAAATAAATTGTTAATCAATGAAATTTGGAAACTTTGAATTAGGTACAATTTGTGGTGACTAGCAATAGTAACTGCTAAGCATATGCTATGTAACCTGTTTTGATAAGGATTGGAAACGAGTAGCGGATGTAAGCAGTAATCTAATGGTAAAAAAGTTCACGAAGACAACTCTGTCATATCTCATTCTTACTTTCCAATAAAATCCATTTCTTGGAATCTTTATCCAACAAACAGCTTCAGTACAAACACTTTATGATTGGGCAAATTCGGAGAAACCAGTTGGATTTCTGACGATGACATCACAATTCTATTTTGGCATCTCCAAAGATATTCTtttcattgaaaattattaaacGCCTTTCAGATCCTTCAATACGTCGAAGCCATCACTGGACCTGATATAACGGCCATTCATTCAATGTTGATAAATAAACCCCCGGACTCAGGTAGGAtactatttattataaaaatgtatattgGGATCCAATGCTAGCGTAGATACCTTCAAATGttgagattattttttttttccaaactaTATGATGGCAAATCTCAGAACTTTCCTAAAAATCCGCATAAACACATGCGGGTATTGCAAACTGTTTTCTTCTAACATTATACTGATTTGAGTTTGCTCTTAATAAATGTTTCTTGACCTTTTCTCGTTCACTATTATTGTGTGCAATATAACGTAAACATATTTGTGATGTTGGCCTAATGATAATAATTATGCTATAGGCTTTGTTTGCTTTCTTGCCATGACGCTACTGCCGTGTTCATCTGCAATTATGCACGATCTACCGCCTTTTCAATGTAATGTAAATGGTAGTCTATAATGGATGATTATAGGGGATATTATTTGCATCCATATTGAACATAATGAGACATATGGGTCATTTTGCTAAGTAAGCTATTGATACCCATGTGGTTGTTGTTGAAGAAGAAAACAGATTACTTTTGCAATTAGTCTCCGCTACTAAACCAATTTCAGCAGTAATAGAAGAACGTGTCTTCCAGATTCTAGAGAATAGTAATTCTTATATTTTATCTGAAGCTTATTGTTTCACCCCAAACCTTGCCAATCAATGATGAAGTTCTTTTACACGAGGTCACTCAACTAGTAACGGTAAGTAATAATGCCCGTACACCTGTGGTTTGTAATATGTTAATTTCAACGCAATAAATTTTTCACCCAGTTTGTATGGCCTGTTTAAAAtcgcaaaaaataaaagatgttatagaaaaatgaaaaacttttttcatcGTGTTAAGGTAAGAAGACATCTCGGCACCCGCTTCATCAAGACCTCCATTACTTTCTACTGCGACCTGAAGATCGGATTGCTGCTGCATGGACTGCAATGCAGAAAATTGACAGAAGTAATGGATGCCTTGTTGTACTGCCAGGAACACACAAGCAACCGTTGAAAGAGCATAATTATCCCGACTGGAAGGTTTATAATACTGTTCAGTTAGCTACTCTAAATGCTCATGCGATTATTTATGTAAATGGATTCTTTATTTAGATAAAGCAAATATAATCTAGTACTAATTAAATCTAACGTTTTAGGGTGGTGTGAATAAGATGTATTATGGAGTAGACGACTACGACGAAAATGCTCCCAGACACCATCTAGTGATGGATGAAGGTGATACCGTATTCTTTCATCTATTACTCGTTCATGGTTCAGGAACGAATGTCAGTGATGGATTTAGAAAGGTGAGTCTTATCTTCAAAAATAGGTTTGAAACTTATTAATAACAAATGCAATTTGAATAAATCAATGAGAAATTGTATTCATGTAAGAGATTTGGAATTACCCTAATTTCGTTATATAGTTTCAAATGAAGAACGCAGGTATTTCCTAACGTTCCTCTCTGAATTTTCAATAGTTGTTTATTGATAGATATTAACAGTTATGTAACTTCGATTAAACTTATCTTTTAATTCACTCATATGTATGTATTCGTGCGACAtacaaattatcaaattatcGTATACAATTATTTATGAATACCCCATTTTAGGCTATTAGTGGGCATTTCGCCAGCAGCCAGTGTCATTTCATTTCACCAGAAGGAACGTCACAGACAAATTATGTGACTGAACTTGCGGGCATCGTGAAACGTCAAACGGGCAAGGATGTACCACATGAAGAAGGGGCTCGAGCAAAATATCGGGTGGTTCAAGGAATACGGAAAAACATTTAATAGTTACCTTgcttgtaaatatttaaaacgaGTCGAAACATATGGTTTCATCCCAATTGGTTTCTTTAACAATaaggaattaaaataattgaatatctattattatttatgaaTATACCGGAAATGCCTGAAAATATGCTGAATATAGTAAAACTTTAAAAGACACAAAAAAGACGAAGAAAATCCGACTTTTCGAGATATTTTTACTTCTGTTGACTCAAAATTATCTTCTGTATGCGAGGTAAAACGGAAACGCAGTGTTATTGCAAAAACAAAGTCAAGAAGATTAAATCAACAATGCAAGATAAACTGTCGTTAAAACTGCTGCTATAATTAACCGTTTGACTTACACTTTGCTTGTTTTAATAcatgaaaaaatcaattcatcCATACTGGGTCACTCACACATTGTACGTTTTCATTTAGTGAAAATACTTATGAATCGTAATCATGAATTGTTTACGTTTGCACTTCTGAGTTCCTTGTACAACTATTTAACCCCAGAATTGAGTTGAAACGATTTACTCCTACGgagtataaaataaattttagacGATATCATTCAAACAATAGGCCAAGCGGTGACCAGACTATCcttgaataataatattgtatGGCACCATGTAAAAAAGTAATTGCCAATCATGAAGTTGTCAAGTTCTCCATTTTACAAGATGACTGAAAATATATTCCTACCACGTAATGCCGGTAATGTTATACGTTTGCAAATTGCAATTCAAGCATTGCGTCACTCAAAAACTAAATGTCACGAAGATTTAATCGGATGCAAATATCAACAAGTTTTGGTGTCAAAATACTATTCTAAATACACAATATACTCATATTACCATCCcaacgaaatatatatatcgaatAGGTTTTGTTGAAGAAACTAAGCGTTGATGAGTATTTTAGCTGCGTGGCATGAAATTCGAAATACTTAGTTTCGATTTGAATGTGTAATGATTCACTATAGTAGACGGTAAGTTAtcattaaaaatgttttgtacAAACATGTATGAAATTCTAAAAGGAATAAGTTAAAAATTGGTCACGTTTTGATCTAGATATGAAGCACTCAATTGAAGATAACAACTAATCGATACAACTGAGAAACCACATGAGTAATCATTGAGAACTTGCAAAAATGATGCAATTCGTAAATCGGCCCGAAGTTTAAAACGATCAAAAAAAGATCAATCGGCCAGTACAGAGGTTTAGTATTATTGACGTAGTTGGTGTTCCGGACACATGGCAATGTGTCATGAAAACCAATACTTATTTCAGGAAATAGCGTAAAGTGACTGTCGAAAAGGAACTAATCTGTCCTTTGAATATGCATTTGGCAAACGGTGCCAACGTTGAGCCGCTGATGCTTGCCGAACCAAAAATAGCCCAGACTGCAGACAAGCTTCGATTGACAAGTAATAAGATGCtaaattgttttcaaacaaCAAAGTATTCATTGGAGAAATGTTCCGTTCCATGCCCACTCTTTCGTTTTGATTGATTGCCTGATTATACTATTCAAAAATATGTGAATTTAATATACAAAActtcatatttttatcattGTGGTTTAAGTTTACTGACGAATCTAGGAAGGCTTTGCATGGCCCACATATGTTTTGTAGTAGTTATTCCACACTGTCTTGCATACAGTTGGTATGGCGCACGCGTTCTGAAATGCTGAAATATACTCGGTAGACACCCTGTTCCGAACTGAAAGTAACTGTATTTTTGGTTTTTGTCACACTTGCATacaaatagaaaattttaatatatcctGTATTGTCCGCGCCATTTTAACTTTCATATAAAAATCAGACGTTCCAATCTGGTCGTGGTGTTCAGCAACGGCGCCACGCCGTTAGGTCATAGGAATGAGACTTGGCACGAGCGTTTCAATTTCGTGATTTCGAGCAAAATCGGTTTGGCCGAAGAgcaaaaattttgctttttctgtGCTGAGACTGAGTATTAGTTTATTAATATCCGCTTCCGAGTAATGCAGCAGAAATGTTCGGGTTCAATGGCGCCTCAAGACTGAGATTAAAAAGTTGGTACAGTTTATAAGCAAGACTATGAAAGGTTGAGATGATTGGATAAAGTTGCAAAAactattttactttaaaaaggCTTCGGGTATATGTTACTATTTACAACCAAGAATATAAATACCTCATAAAATTATCTGATATTTTAGTTCATGATGTACTATCGTATTTTTACGCGTGCCATTTCGAGCAGCATTGTCAGAATACTAAAAAATTCTAAGTCTGTCGTTGACTTACTTTAGCTTTGGTAGCTAATTCTAAAAACAACACGGATAGCCTACCACACCTGGTTTTATCCTCACCTGTAAACAAATATACAACCTATGTAGAATGCTTACCAACATTCCAAAACATGATCAAGTAAAAATATGTTCCGCTCGAGCGAAGGGTATTTTGGGTGTTCAACTTTCGTTTCGGCTCATTAATAACAGGAACAGATTAGAAACATAATTATCAATATATAAGTTAGAGTTGGACGTTAAGGCGTTTTTTTTTCTACGGTGAAAATTCGGTCGATGCGGGATGGGAAACTATATTTAGGAATCTCGATCATAGTGCTTGAATGGTATAACACTGAGAAAGAAGGATAGAATAATCAAAATCTTTGTAAgttgttgttttgaaaatgCAATGCCTTTAACATTTCATACAATACAATTTACTATTGATGATATAGTAACGTATTTTATACGGTATTTCGATTTGTTGTGATTGTTACAAAGAATATGATTATTCTTAATTTTGGACAGTTCAGGTAAATAACCCTAACTCAAATATGCGgttattttcattcatgaatTATCTTTCCATTCATCATGTGTTAGAAgcatatttttatgtatctgTAACATCATCTACCGGCAAACAATATAGGATTATGCAAGTTGAATTCTACCACAATTTCATTATTGCGCGGTTGAAACTATTGCCAAATTGCTAATTGTTTCACTTCTTGCATTATATAGCAATTTTCAAGTAATCACTGTAgtaattttttgaatgtttaGCCTTTATTTTCGGAATGCAATACAGACCTTCGAAGTAAAATTTTTACTTATTGTTAATGTATGGTCCAAAGTAGTTTGGCCCTCGTGCGTTCGTTTCCGCCTCCTTGCTTTAATAATGGTGATTTATAATGTAATATTTGACACGACGAAGACAAGCTAGTAACAATTGGATTAGTTCCGAGTATACAACCAGGAAAGTTTTCTAATCTCATGTTCTTGGTTTTCATTATTGTATctttatcatatataatcatttAAACATTACAAGTAATGGAATTCGTGTATAAACAAAAAGCGAACATTTTAATGGCTTGCAAGCTAGCTATATTTAGTAAATGAGCAATTTTACAGAACTGTACAGACATTCTGCTCATTTCGATTCATACTTATGAATTTCACACCtcacatttgaaaaatattcaccaTTTACAACGACTGCTGCAAGTTTTCTACTATAGATACTCTCATGAAATGATAGATGCTCTCATGCAATATATCGTGAAATTTTGTGATCCCATGGTGGTCAACTATTAATCCAatgttatattgaaaatatcgtTTAAACGGATTAAAGACATAGGAATATTGAAGTATGAAATTGTAGGGAAAAGTAATTATTACCACCTTGTAAcccaaaattatatatttcattttatttataataaaccgCAACCCGTAATTTTCGAagtaacaataaattttattggtggcTTCGGAGCCACAGCgacgaaataatatttttatattcgtgaattaaaattgaatatattttttgtatgaaataaaagcagaaaataatatatatactgagATTTTTCAATGTGATAGTGCCTTGCAcagtatatttatattttttagtcAAAATATAGACTGTACATAATTAGTCGATATTGCCTTCTTATGCTAATCATTCCGGTATTGTctcaatttaattttcaaactgGGCCACCCAGGCTTTACAGTTGAGCGGTGATTGAACATCTGCTcctaaataatgaaatagtttTGGTCGATGTTAGTCTGTCAATCTTCTTTCGGGAAAGGATAGAAGTTTTCAAAACATGAGGTAATGTTCGTATGGTGATTGTGTGTAGAGGTGGTGGCCTATAACGTGGCAGGTCTTGTTAGTTATTTTAAAGAACAATAGGGAGGATATTGTCacttaaaatgaaaaacaattacTGTGATACATGATTGAAAGAAAGACAATGGCGACTCATGTAAGTTTATTCAGTGGATATGCCCGATACTTCGTTTTAATTTCGCGTACACAACTATCAGTCGTTTGGCGATGGCAACCGAATATGTATGAATAGAACTAGACGTCTCCTACATGCGCATCTGTCCAAATAAGCGTCACAAACGTACTGTTAGGCAAAGTTGAGTGATAACTGTATTTTATGTGTACATTTGTGAAATGGCATTATGTTTCtttgtgttatatatatatacaaaatatcaaTCTGTCCCGTTGAAATATCTTATTGATATGAAATGACGTTGTATCAAGTGGTAATGTAATGACagtataattttgataaattcaagtatttttttgAAAGACTCGTCAAGAAAAACGCATTCACCAATTGCGCAAATTTCTTATTATTTCTTTGGCCCCGAGTATTGTTTACCCCTTTGTTACTTGTTATAAACAAAGACAAATTTTATGAGTAATGTTTGTGGTAAAATGACCAGATGACGCAAAGCGCTTGAAAAGGGTTATGATGCGAGTTTTCATTCAATCGGATTGTCATTGGAGAAATATGTTTTCATGAAAAAATATGTTGTTGGATTGTTCCGGCACGCGTGCCGTATGCACGTCACTCAATTTAGTCTTCTTCAAGTTCGCATATGCTTTTTTATTCTGTAATGAAATTGatataattgtattttgttAGAAGAGATTTTGTATAAATAAACGAAAAAGGTCTTCAATACAgtgaaaattggaaaatttaattttaattttttaaaaaaagcaGTCAGGATTGCTGTTGTTCTACTGGCAATTCATTTGTCGTATGTACAATTACTATGAATGAACAAAGGGTAGTTTGGTAGATATTTGTTACTTTCCAGATTCTCTAATCTACATTGTGGGCATCAGGTGTAAAGGATATGGTATGCATTGTCGCTTAGTTTATCAGTTTGTTGGAAAGTTCTAACATAAATCTAACCGCATTGACGTATGACGCACGATTAATCTTTATTATGGCGAGAAATACGTTATCACTTTGtagtttgaaataattttgaatcgGAAATGAATCAGGTAAACAAAATAGAGAAATGGATGTTTTTGCTTCAGCACATCCTCTTTTGTGTTTCATTGATAATTTCTGGTTAGTGACGACATTATCTGTTATTTACTAAACAGTAAAAGATCCGCCGTGTGTAAAAGAGGTGCGAGAATTTTAGGGTGAAAAAGGCAAGCGTGGGCAATTACAACTTTATGTCTAGTCCTAATTTTAGATTAGTCAGTCACGGTTCAAGCAAATTTCAATATAAGTTGATAAGTCAAgccaacaaaattttatttagtaGTATTTGGCAACTTCTAAACGACTATAAAAATGTTGAGgattttcatccaaaatttcaaTGCTTCCAAtcacattttttgtgaaatatcaAAAGAATTTTATGTGGGGGATGTCATATGCATATTATGGATTATAATATTTCGTGCTAGCGTTTCATACTTTCAATATGTCcttattttattgtatatttataatCTCAGTAAGTCAAAATGAATTTTACAATACAATACTAAAATTGAGTAAGTTAGTATTTGGCAATATATGTTCCAAGCGTACCGTACCAGTGTGTGTTATAGCGATATCTCGCAATGTATATTTAACTTATCctaattttgttttcacaacATTGGCGGCGTTTTCAGTGATTTTTCTGCTTCCATGTAGACTTGTACTTAGTGATTTGCATCAACCGCAGGAAGATCGAACGAACTTCGAGTACGGACAAGTCACGCAACGTTATGTCGCTCAGCAGCCGCAGCGAAAACGCGGCAACTCAGCCCAACGCCGGGGATTGGGATGTACTTTCTTTGCATTCAGATGAGGACGAACTTGAAAGAAATTCTCATTTAAATGTTGGCAAGAGAGCTTCTGCTTCTTTTGATAAAGATAGTCAGGGTCATAAGTCACCCAGAAAATCTGGTAGAGACTCAGACCGCTCATTTTCACGTAAAGTATGGAAGGTTTTTAGAACTCAAAATTCAACTCCACCTGGTGGAAAAGTTTCTCCGCAAAACGATGAGAATAAACGAGGGGGTCCGAGCCCTGTGAGGAAAGCATTTTCTCGGAATCGAAGTGATGAAATAGCCATGAAAGCATTTCCAGATCATAGGGACAAGGTCACACCTTTATCAGAACACAAAACAGCTTCTATAAAATCAAATGAATATAACACGACACACTACTCGAACCCCGCATATATCCCATCCAGAGAAGACGAAGATTACAATAGTGTACGTGGAAGCAAACGACGGTCTTATGAAGCCCCAATATATTCGGTAAACTCGGCTGGGCGTCCGATTCCTATTACAATTGAGGAATCAGAAAACGAAGATGAAGATACGGACTATGATACTTCACCCGAAACCGCTGATTCGGATGATTCTCCGATGCCAACAGcgtccaaaatatttttgcgatcGGGTTTTTGCTGCTGCAATGAAGACAATGACACAACTTTTACAGAAGCTGCTAAAGGGAAACTAGCTACCTGGTGGAGGCGAACATACAAACCAGATTCTAACGGAATATTCCTATGGCTATGCGTTGTTACAACAGCATTCTTATATAATATCTGGACTATACCACTACGAGCAACTTATTTATCAGGTACAAATCATGTGATATTTTCTACATTGAGTAttaataattcaattttgtttagcAAACGCTAAATTTCTTCAAGATGAGCTTATACGTGATCGGGGATGATGcatcttaattttttttgcgtTCGGCAAGTCAATTCGTTTATACTGCAAAACTTGTGGCTTGTAACTTTAACCAGTAGACTACAAAAGATATGGAGGATTGTTTTTAGGTTATCAATTAAAAAGTTTGTTTTGTTAGGCCGAAACCCATTCAAATAGGCTTGCAAGACCGGCGGTCATCTACGACATTGATTAATATTGTCTATATATACTTTGACTTATTGTTTaatttgcgatatttttttgcttattttattttaacagttTTCTGATCTGAATACAAGATTGTTGGGAAAATCCTtgcaaaaaaatagaaaaattgtgtcttGTGTCCCCAGTATTATAAATGTCATTAACTATTAACCTGCTGCAGTCACGATTTGGGATTTATAACACTAATTTGCGAAATGCTGCAACTAATTGTTTATATAAATGCTGCGAATAGTGGAATAGCTTGTAAAATTTTCACTATAATTTTACTGCAATATTGCAGTAATAAGATGAAGGCACGAGGCCACAGTTAATTTGAACTATTCtgcaaatgattttttttgtggCTGTACTATGGGTTgctatttattcatatatatttaacccaaataaatatatttagagATTTTTCTCGTTACAAGAAAATCACGATTATAGTTAGTAAACAAGAACATTTTTGAATCAATATAAATTTGTAGTTTTTTGACTTGGCTAGACATTGAATGTAATGTTTTCTACTTTATTCCACAATCTCTAGAACGAGATAAAAATAGAATTCCGTTTCGACATTTCacgaaattaataaattttattgtcttcTGTCACGTTTGAAATTTGCTTACGAATTAGATTGTAAGAAACTTTTTCGGTTTTTGtctattaaataaaattaatgaaattcaaatttgcaaaattaatttaaactgCGATAGTCCAGTTAATATCCAACTTTTAAGCAATTTATTAATACGGGgcaaacaaacaaaatctaaTTGATTTATTACTTCTTAACAACAAATCTATTGCATTAAGGTATTAAACAATGACgggaatttttaaaaattcagcaAAAACTCCATTTGTCATTTTCTAAATTTATCATCGATTATATAAAATGTCCAATTCCATCCGTTATGTAACAGACCATGAATTGCCCAGTTTTCCACGGAAGGGAAGTGGCTGCTTTATAGAAGTAATGTTAAAGGTACATTTCATGTTTTCAACTACATGTCTTTTTGACCCCAAAATCTTTGACATCGCGCGCACGCGCCCTAACAACGGAATGAAAAAAAGCTCATCACGcccatttttaaatttgtttatacaACGCACGTGTCGCTCCGTAACTAAGGTACATAGTAAAGATATATTGATACATATAGTATAAATTCACGGTAATTCAAAACTGTTGTAACATCAAATGAAATCAATATGATACCAATCCCCTTGTATGATCTAGTGTATATAGGCTGCTACATCTTTTATCCACATTTGGCCAAATCATCACATACTATATCGATTAAGTGTTTACATTTACCCAGCAAAGTGTGTTAATTTGTTTAAGGTTTTACGTAGTATGATAGGGTGATTATGCAATCTATCGTATGAAACGAAAATAAATGACTCAGAACTGCCCCACTTTTCACCACCCTCGGTGAATTCTTTTACGGGAGCGGGATGTTAAAGCACTTTCTCAGGGTTCTCACCTTACGTAATATCAATGCGAAGACATGTTTTGTGCCATATTCATATCTTGCTAACAATGGATGGCGCGTGACTTCAAAGAGAGTGGAGGTCAACAGATGCCTTATATAtcctattaataaaatatttttaagaaacaagaaaatttgaaaatagaaaaagttatttaaaatatttcagtttttaaaatgttgGAATAATCGTTTTGTTTCAATGTAATTCAGAAAATATTAGACACAATGTGGATCGTTTCgctaaattttgttattgttgattttattgttgtttatatTATTGCAATACGACGCATTCAAATTTGTgattgtaaaaaaatgaaagaatttttaagaaattttccAATGTGTGCATAATTATATCGAGGAACGTTTCGAAGTTTTATTGCTATAGTTTGTATATCATAATACGAATATTAATTATTATCAACATATAGTTGAAACATATAGAATATATAGTTGAAAAAGCTTTTGCTATACCTGAAAATTTATCTGGACGAGTATTTTTTACAAATGATTATTTCTCATAATTTCTATATATTAACCAAAACTATTTGCTAATATTAGGGTTTGCCATGtagaaattaatattttaattttcaaacaaacaCTCCTATGCTTCACgttttacaaaaatgaattaaatgcCTTTTCCTATTTTCAGAAATACAATCATCATGGAAAGA is from Styela clava chromosome 9, kaStyClav1.hap1.2, whole genome shotgun sequence and encodes:
- the LOC120339602 gene encoding phytanoyl-CoA dioxygenase, peroxisomal-like isoform X2 is translated as MTSSSGYRYTLNYNGKLTNEQRQFYEENGYLVVRKLVPQYELDIYRIRFHEICTKQIAIPGLGMMRDVSIAKDKSIQGEKAINKIQNFQNDPVLFSYLHSPRILQYVEAITGPDITAIHSMLINKPPDSGKKTSRHPLHQDLHYFLLRPEDRIAAAWTAMQKIDRSNGCLVVLPGTHKQPLKEHNYPDWKGGVNKMYYGVDDYDENAPRHHLVMDEGDTVFFHLLLVHGSGTNVSDGFRKAISGHFASSQCHFISPEGTSQTNYVTELAGIVKRQTGKDVPHEEGARAKYRVVQGIRKNI
- the LOC120339602 gene encoding phytanoyl-CoA dioxygenase, peroxisomal-like isoform X1; amino-acid sequence: MAAVDRLNVIRGHIGYDVPKLVTKMTSSSGYRYTLNYNGKLTNEQRQFYEENGYLVVRKLVPQYELDIYRIRFHEICTKQIAIPGLGMMRDVSIAKDKSIQGEKAINKIQNFQNDPVLFSYLHSPRILQYVEAITGPDITAIHSMLINKPPDSGKKTSRHPLHQDLHYFLLRPEDRIAAAWTAMQKIDRSNGCLVVLPGTHKQPLKEHNYPDWKGGVNKMYYGVDDYDENAPRHHLVMDEGDTVFFHLLLVHGSGTNVSDGFRKAISGHFASSQCHFISPEGTSQTNYVTELAGIVKRQTGKDVPHEEGARAKYRVVQGIRKNI
- the LOC120339602 gene encoding phytanoyl-CoA dioxygenase, peroxisomal-like isoform X3 — encoded protein: MAAVDRLNVIRGHIGYDVPKLVTKMTSSSGYRYTLNYNGKLTNEQRQFYEENGYLVIAIPGLGMMRDVSIAKDKSIQGEKAINKIQNFQNDPVLFSYLHSPRILQYVEAITGPDITAIHSMLINKPPDSGKKTSRHPLHQDLHYFLLRPEDRIAAAWTAMQKIDRSNGCLVVLPGTHKQPLKEHNYPDWKGGVNKMYYGVDDYDENAPRHHLVMDEGDTVFFHLLLVHGSGTNVSDGFRKAISGHFASSQCHFISPEGTSQTNYVTELAGIVKRQTGKDVPHEEGARAKYRVVQGIRKNI